From the Flavimarina sp. Hel_I_48 genome, one window contains:
- a CDS encoding helix-turn-helix domain-containing protein: MPIIINLDQVLADRNMKSKELAEIIGITEANLSILKSGKAKAVRFSTLEAICKALDCQPGAILAYAEEQ; the protein is encoded by the coding sequence ATGCCCATCATTATCAACTTGGATCAGGTTTTAGCAGACCGAAACATGAAAAGTAAAGAGCTTGCTGAAATTATTGGCATTACCGAAGCAAATCTTTCCATCTTAAAGTCGGGTAAGGCAAAAGCCGTTCGGTTTTCTACGCTTGAAGCTATATGCAAAGCGCTTGATTGTCAGCCAGGCGCTATTTTGGCGTATGCCGAAGAACAATAA
- a CDS encoding restriction endonuclease, whose translation MDEHFTYKYDDLFNPLIQALKNLGDSASISEMEEEVAQILNLSEDSINEIHRESTTKLAYRLAWARNYLKRYEILENSSRGIWALTEKGQKTRDVNQEKVKRTVVKLDKAERGKKTSKKEEPQIENITEELEDFSWQEKLIQTIRKIDPDQFERLCQRLLRELGFVNVEVTGRANDGGIDGKGIFKIGSVLSFHVVFQAKRYKGSVSSSTIRDFRGAMSGRADKGLILTTGSFTREAKKEATRDGATPIDLIDGNEFAEKLKELHLGITIEMVEEVKIKPEFFKNI comes from the coding sequence ATGGATGAACATTTTACATACAAATATGACGACTTATTCAATCCTTTAATCCAAGCACTTAAAAACTTAGGAGACTCTGCCTCAATTAGTGAAATGGAAGAAGAAGTAGCTCAAATACTCAACTTGAGTGAGGATTCTATTAATGAGATTCACAGAGAAAGCACCACAAAGCTGGCATACCGATTAGCTTGGGCTAGAAACTATTTGAAGAGATATGAAATTTTAGAAAACTCATCTCGCGGAATATGGGCGCTAACAGAAAAAGGTCAAAAAACAAGAGATGTTAATCAGGAAAAAGTTAAACGAACAGTTGTAAAACTTGATAAAGCAGAGCGTGGTAAAAAAACTTCCAAAAAAGAAGAGCCACAAATAGAAAACATTACAGAAGAACTTGAAGATTTCAGTTGGCAAGAAAAACTAATTCAAACCATTAGAAAAATTGATCCTGACCAATTCGAAAGATTATGTCAGAGATTATTGAGAGAATTAGGATTTGTCAACGTAGAAGTTACCGGAAGAGCTAATGATGGAGGGATTGATGGAAAAGGTATTTTCAAAATTGGAAGTGTGTTATCTTTTCATGTAGTTTTTCAAGCAAAAAGATATAAAGGCTCCGTATCATCATCCACAATTAGGGATTTTAGAGGTGCTATGAGTGGCAGGGCGGATAAAGGACTAATTTTAACTACAGGCAGTTTTACGCGGGAAGCAAAAAAAGAAGCGACCAGAGACGGAGCAACTCCTATTGATCTAATAGATGGGAATGAATTTGCTGAAAAACTTAAAGAATTACATTTAGGAATAACCATTGAAATGGTGGAGGAAGTGAAAATAAAACCGGAATTCTTCAAGAATATCTAG
- a CDS encoding M61 family metallopeptidase, with translation MRFLFLLLLFALSANAQTNTYTISFDNAVHHEAVIKQSFPDIKTKTITARMSRSSPGRYALHEFAKNVYNVVATDSKGDTLPITRPDPYSWEITNHDDTVNLEYTLFANRGDGTYSQIDLTHAHLNIPATFMYVDALENRPIEVDFQVRTDLNWKVATQLKPLSETTFYAPDLYYFMDSPTEISDYKMKEFDLDGQKIRYALHDPGSQADFDTYFEKVKAIVEQEKAVYGELPAYDYGTYTFLACYVPNASGDGMEHRNSTILTDSEPLADGGMENNIGTVSHEYFHSWNVERIRPAGLEPFDFSKVNMSESLWFAEGFTSYYTNLILARAGIITPEAYIKSLNGTFNYVWNSPAHQFFNPIEMSEQAPFVDAATAVDPVNRENTFISYYSYGSILGLALDLQLRQKDLNLDGFMQKMWQKFGKSEVSYTVEDIENTLSAYAGVPFATAFFDQYIYKSEMPDYKGLLNSVGLTISQDDQKPYLGASFAGSEKGLEITRNVSQNTPVYNANLDTGDILTAIDGATITTTDALDTLLASKNVGDKLQVKYLRFGKEHTAEIILTSNPTYTIAIDNEAAKKVVKNREKWLQHR, from the coding sequence ATGAGATTCCTTTTTCTACTTTTACTATTCGCGCTTAGCGCGAATGCACAGACCAATACGTATACTATTTCCTTTGACAATGCCGTGCACCATGAAGCGGTAATCAAACAAAGCTTTCCAGATATAAAAACAAAGACGATTACCGCGCGCATGAGCAGGTCATCGCCCGGGCGCTATGCGCTTCATGAATTTGCTAAAAACGTTTACAATGTTGTGGCGACAGACAGCAAGGGCGACACGCTGCCCATCACACGGCCCGATCCCTATTCCTGGGAGATTACGAACCATGATGATACCGTAAACCTGGAATATACCTTGTTTGCAAATCGTGGGGACGGCACTTATTCCCAGATAGACCTTACCCATGCCCATCTTAACATTCCAGCGACTTTTATGTATGTTGATGCGTTGGAAAACCGCCCCATTGAAGTAGATTTTCAGGTTCGTACAGATTTAAACTGGAAAGTGGCAACGCAACTGAAACCCCTTTCTGAAACAACCTTTTACGCACCAGATCTCTATTATTTTATGGACAGTCCTACGGAAATTAGCGACTATAAAATGAAGGAATTTGACCTTGACGGACAAAAAATTCGCTATGCCCTGCACGATCCCGGTTCACAAGCAGATTTTGATACCTATTTTGAAAAAGTCAAAGCTATCGTAGAACAGGAGAAAGCAGTTTATGGTGAATTGCCAGCATATGATTATGGAACGTACACGTTTCTCGCCTGTTATGTGCCCAATGCTTCCGGAGATGGTATGGAGCACCGCAACAGTACCATTCTCACAGATTCTGAGCCGCTTGCCGACGGCGGGATGGAAAACAACATAGGTACCGTTTCCCATGAATATTTCCACAGTTGGAATGTGGAACGCATCCGCCCCGCGGGATTAGAACCTTTTGATTTTTCCAAAGTCAACATGAGCGAATCTCTTTGGTTTGCCGAAGGATTTACCAGCTATTACACTAATTTAATTTTGGCACGTGCTGGTATTATAACACCCGAAGCATATATAAAAAGCCTAAACGGAACCTTCAATTATGTTTGGAATTCACCGGCGCACCAGTTTTTCAATCCCATTGAAATGAGCGAGCAGGCACCCTTTGTAGATGCGGCAACCGCGGTAGACCCAGTAAACCGGGAGAATACGTTTATTTCCTACTATTCCTACGGAAGCATTTTAGGCCTTGCGCTTGATCTACAATTGCGTCAAAAAGATCTCAATCTGGATGGTTTTATGCAAAAAATGTGGCAAAAATTCGGGAAATCTGAAGTTTCCTATACCGTTGAAGATATTGAAAATACGCTTAGCGCTTATGCAGGAGTTCCTTTTGCAACTGCTTTTTTTGACCAGTATATCTATAAAAGTGAGATGCCAGATTATAAAGGACTACTTAATTCTGTAGGCCTGACTATTAGTCAAGATGATCAAAAACCATATTTGGGCGCATCCTTTGCAGGAAGCGAAAAAGGACTTGAAATTACACGAAATGTATCTCAGAATACACCTGTTTACAATGCAAATCTGGATACGGGAGATATCCTTACGGCAATAGATGGCGCGACGATAACAACCACAGATGCACTCGATACATTATTAGCATCTAAAAACGTGGGAGATAAACTTCAGGTAAAATACTTGAGATTCGGCAAAGAGCACACTGCCGAAATTATCTTAACTTCTAATCCTACCTATACCATTGCAATAGATAATGAAGCCGCTAAGAAAGTGGTAAAAAACAGGGAAAAATGGTTGCAACACAGGTGA
- a CDS encoding alpha/beta hydrolase family protein, with amino-acid sequence MKTLLKVLIPFIIISSQFLQAQELTGEWTGNLELPGVKYPLVLTITQTDSGYTSTLKSPKQSPQTLPVGETRFVNDSLYFSISQFQIKFVGKLKNESITGQFTQMGNSFPLTLQHKKYEEEKIAKRPQDPSGSPSYKAEDVYFKNATADNIQLAGTLTLPDDMKNPPVAVLISGSGGQNRDEELREFNHRPFLVLADHLTRKGIAVLRFDDRGVGESQGSQQNANSADFASDVEAAVNYLKTRTDVDTSKIGFVGHSEGALIANLVITNPKNNIAFFVSLAGSAISGGDVLASQAKKMADLNGVDSTMSSNNMKILKRIYDHIATANDTVGMNTALKNILAEELQDAPEDVKKVFQSKILTETKNLFKNSWLLYFIKTNPADYIEQITIPTLVLNGEKDVQVLPELNLPAYEKALARGGNKDYTVKELSGLNHLFQTATTGNLSEYGEIEETFSPVALELIASWINQRF; translated from the coding sequence ATGAAAACACTTTTAAAAGTATTGATCCCATTTATTATTATTTCCTCCCAGTTTTTGCAAGCACAGGAATTAACGGGGGAATGGACTGGTAACCTTGAACTTCCAGGCGTGAAATATCCTCTGGTTCTTACGATAACACAAACTGATAGCGGCTACACCTCCACATTGAAAAGCCCTAAACAGAGTCCGCAGACTTTACCTGTTGGGGAAACCCGTTTTGTAAACGATTCACTCTATTTTTCGATAAGCCAATTCCAGATAAAGTTTGTCGGTAAGCTCAAAAATGAAAGCATCACGGGACAATTTACCCAAATGGGAAACTCGTTTCCCCTCACCCTTCAGCACAAAAAATACGAGGAAGAAAAAATCGCAAAACGTCCCCAGGATCCCTCAGGCTCGCCGTCCTACAAAGCGGAGGATGTTTATTTTAAGAATGCCACGGCAGATAACATCCAACTTGCAGGTACCCTTACTTTACCTGATGATATGAAAAATCCGCCGGTCGCCGTACTTATTTCGGGTTCTGGAGGTCAAAATCGAGATGAAGAATTAAGAGAATTTAATCACCGGCCTTTTCTTGTACTTGCAGATCACCTTACCCGCAAGGGTATCGCGGTATTGCGCTTTGATGATCGCGGTGTAGGCGAGTCACAAGGAAGCCAGCAAAATGCCAACTCGGCAGATTTTGCGAGCGATGTGGAGGCCGCGGTAAACTATCTCAAAACGCGCACTGATGTTGATACTTCAAAAATAGGATTCGTAGGCCATAGCGAGGGCGCACTTATCGCTAATCTTGTCATCACAAACCCTAAAAACAACATTGCTTTTTTCGTTTCGCTTGCAGGAAGCGCGATCTCTGGTGGAGATGTGCTTGCTTCTCAAGCTAAAAAAATGGCAGATCTTAATGGCGTAGATTCAACTATGTCCTCTAATAACATGAAAATTTTAAAAAGAATATATGATCACATCGCTACGGCAAATGATACCGTAGGCATGAATACAGCGCTAAAAAACATCCTTGCCGAAGAACTTCAAGATGCCCCGGAAGATGTAAAAAAAGTGTTCCAATCCAAAATACTTACGGAAACTAAAAACCTGTTTAAGAATTCATGGTTGCTGTATTTTATAAAGACAAATCCCGCTGATTATATAGAACAGATCACCATTCCGACGCTCGTTCTCAATGGTGAAAAAGATGTACAGGTACTGCCAGAATTAAACCTTCCCGCTTATGAAAAAGCCCTGGCAAGAGGAGGGAATAAAGATTATACGGTAAAGGAGCTTTCAGGTCTTAACCACCTGTTTCAGACTGCAACTACAGGAAATCTGAGTGAATACGGCGAGATTGAAGAAACCTTTTCACCAGTGGCATTAGAACTTATTGCGTCCTGGATCAATCAGCGTTTCTAG
- a CDS encoding CvpA family protein, translating to MDIILAVLLLLGLFRGLKNGLFIELASLIGLVAGIYAAAHFSYYAADFLQSRTEWDGDTLNLVAFAVTFLIVVIAVSVLARLLTQLAKLVLLGMINRIAGSLFGILKTAFILSVLLMFMTSLHTKNLVLDPEVTSESVIYPYIEPIAPFFLPSILREVERYEQRQDEEDKNKP from the coding sequence ATGGATATTATTCTCGCGGTTTTGTTGCTTCTGGGACTTTTCCGCGGACTCAAAAACGGGCTTTTTATAGAGCTGGCCTCTTTGATAGGGCTTGTAGCTGGTATATATGCAGCGGCTCACTTCTCGTATTATGCGGCAGATTTTCTGCAAAGCAGGACAGAATGGGATGGCGATACATTGAACCTGGTTGCTTTTGCGGTCACTTTTTTAATCGTTGTCATAGCGGTTTCCGTTTTGGCACGTTTACTTACCCAACTTGCCAAGCTTGTCCTGCTGGGCATGATCAACAGGATTGCGGGGTCGCTTTTTGGTATTTTGAAGACTGCGTTTATTTTAAGCGTACTTTTAATGTTTATGACCTCCCTGCATACTAAAAATCTTGTTTTAGACCCAGAGGTTACTTCAGAATCTGTTATTTATCCTTATATAGAGCCCATAGCGCCCTTTTTTCTTCCCAGTATTTTACGCGAAGTAGAACGTTACGAACAAAGGCAAGACGAGGAAGATAAAAATAAACCCTAA
- the bioA gene encoding adenosylmethionine--8-amino-7-oxononanoate transaminase — protein sequence MTLKERDGKHIWHPLTQHKLHPYAMPIVKAKGALLYDENGKEYIDAVSSWYTAMYGHCNDFIIERAHKQMQQLDQIIFSGFTHEPAVELSEKLMAILPDNQAKLMFNDNGSTATEIGIKMALQYHHNTGNQRKTMLAFENGFHGDTLGAMSVSGLSVYNGPFEAFFIDVKRIPLPNGENEAEILQQIEDFHKDSPLAGFIYEPLVQGAAGMKMYKAEHVEGILQKCKELEIITVADEVMTGFGKTGSYFASDFIAIKPDVICLSKALTAGMVPMGITTCTQQIFDAFYDDDIGKGLFHAHTYSGNPIACAVALAGIELLQSEEIQQNIKAIEAWHREFALEIKNHPKVQSIRQQGVIFALDLNIAMERYGDLRYKIFNFCMEEGVFLRPLGETIYILAPYVTTKAQMQKIYAVLRKVLEAF from the coding sequence ATGACCCTTAAGGAACGCGACGGCAAACACATCTGGCACCCGCTTACACAGCATAAATTGCACCCCTATGCGATGCCCATTGTAAAAGCAAAAGGTGCACTTCTTTATGATGAAAATGGCAAAGAATATATAGACGCGGTTTCTTCGTGGTATACCGCCATGTACGGGCATTGCAATGATTTTATCATTGAGCGCGCGCACAAGCAGATGCAGCAGCTGGATCAGATTATTTTCAGTGGTTTTACGCATGAACCAGCGGTGGAGCTTTCCGAAAAATTAATGGCTATTTTACCTGATAATCAGGCGAAATTGATGTTTAATGACAATGGATCTACCGCAACCGAAATAGGTATTAAAATGGCGTTGCAGTACCATCACAATACTGGTAACCAGCGCAAAACCATGCTTGCTTTTGAAAACGGTTTTCATGGGGATACGCTGGGGGCGATGTCCGTTAGCGGGTTATCGGTCTATAACGGGCCTTTTGAAGCGTTTTTCATTGATGTGAAGCGCATCCCGTTGCCTAACGGCGAAAATGAAGCCGAAATCCTACAGCAAATTGAGGATTTTCACAAGGATAGTCCGCTGGCGGGGTTTATCTACGAACCTTTGGTGCAGGGCGCTGCCGGGATGAAAATGTATAAAGCCGAACATGTAGAAGGGATTCTGCAAAAATGTAAAGAACTGGAAATTATCACCGTTGCTGATGAGGTGATGACCGGTTTTGGTAAGACCGGAAGCTATTTTGCCTCAGACTTTATTGCTATAAAACCTGACGTGATCTGCCTTTCCAAAGCGCTTACCGCCGGAATGGTACCCATGGGAATCACGACCTGCACGCAACAGATTTTTGATGCCTTTTATGATGACGACATAGGCAAGGGGCTTTTTCATGCGCACACCTATTCAGGAAATCCCATTGCCTGTGCCGTAGCACTTGCAGGTATAGAATTGCTGCAGTCAGAAGAAATTCAGCAAAATATTAAAGCTATTGAAGCGTGGCACCGCGAATTTGCATTGGAGATCAAAAATCATCCAAAAGTGCAATCCATACGGCAACAAGGGGTTATTTTTGCACTTGACCTCAATATCGCAATGGAACGTTATGGCGATCTACGCTATAAAATTTTTAATTTCTGTATGGAAGAAGGCGTTTTCCTGCGTCCACTGGGGGAAACTATCTATATTTTGGCCCCTTATGTGACCACAAAAGCACAAATGCAGAAAATCTATGCCGTGCTTAGAAAAGTACTGGAAGCGTTCTAG
- the atpD gene encoding F0F1 ATP synthase subunit beta — MSKDTGKVAQIIGPVVDVSFASGDALPKIYDSLEITRQDGSILVLEVQSHVGENVVRTIAMDSTDGLSRGTAVLATGNPIQMPIGDEVYGRLFNVIGDAIDGIGNLPKSGKDGLPIHREAPAFENLSVSTEVLFTGIKVIDLVEPYAKGGKIGLFGGAGVGKTVLIQELINNIAKGHGGLSVFAGVGERTREGNDLLREMLESGIIKYGDAFMHSMEEGGWDLSKVDKKVMKESKATFVFGQMNEPPGARARVALSGLTIAEYFRDGAGEAQGKDVLFFVDNIFRFTQAGSEISALLGRMPSAVGYQPTLATEMGAMQERITSTKRGSITSVQAVYVPADDLTDPAPATTFAHLDATTSLSRKISELGIYPAVDPLESTSRIMSAQILGDEHYNCAQRVKMILQKYKELQDIIAILGMEELSEEDKLVVSRARRVQRFLSQPFHVAEQFTGIPGTLVDIKDTIKGFNMILDGELDHLPEAAFNLKGTIEDAIEAGDKMLAEA; from the coding sequence ATGTCAAAAGATACAGGTAAAGTTGCGCAGATTATAGGTCCGGTTGTAGACGTTTCATTCGCCAGTGGCGATGCACTTCCCAAAATTTACGATTCTTTGGAAATAACAAGACAGGATGGTTCTATCCTTGTCCTTGAAGTACAATCTCACGTAGGGGAAAATGTGGTACGTACGATCGCTATGGATTCTACTGATGGCCTTAGCCGCGGTACTGCCGTTCTAGCTACCGGAAATCCTATACAAATGCCCATAGGGGATGAAGTATATGGTCGTTTGTTCAACGTGATTGGCGATGCGATAGACGGTATAGGAAACTTGCCTAAATCAGGAAAAGACGGTCTTCCCATACACCGTGAGGCTCCTGCTTTTGAAAACCTTTCTGTATCTACCGAGGTTCTTTTTACCGGTATTAAAGTAATTGACCTTGTTGAGCCTTATGCAAAAGGTGGTAAAATTGGTCTTTTTGGCGGTGCGGGTGTTGGTAAAACAGTATTGATTCAGGAACTCATCAACAATATCGCTAAAGGCCACGGTGGTCTTTCAGTATTTGCTGGTGTGGGCGAGCGTACCCGTGAAGGGAACGATTTGCTTCGCGAAATGCTTGAATCTGGAATTATAAAATACGGTGATGCCTTTATGCATTCTATGGAAGAAGGCGGCTGGGATCTAAGCAAAGTTGATAAAAAAGTGATGAAAGAGTCAAAAGCGACTTTCGTTTTTGGACAGATGAACGAACCTCCCGGGGCTCGTGCGCGCGTGGCACTTTCTGGTCTTACGATTGCTGAATATTTCCGTGATGGAGCAGGGGAAGCGCAAGGAAAAGATGTACTTTTCTTTGTTGACAATATCTTCCGCTTTACACAGGCTGGTTCAGAGATTTCTGCACTTTTGGGTCGTATGCCTTCTGCGGTGGGTTACCAACCTACTCTGGCTACTGAGATGGGAGCGATGCAAGAACGTATTACTTCAACTAAAAGAGGTTCTATTACTTCGGTACAGGCGGTTTATGTACCTGCAGATGACCTTACCGATCCAGCACCGGCAACAACGTTTGCCCACCTGGATGCAACAACGTCACTTTCCCGTAAAATTTCAGAACTTGGTATCTATCCAGCGGTAGATCCACTAGAATCAACGTCCAGGATTATGTCTGCACAGATTCTGGGTGATGAGCACTACAACTGTGCACAGCGCGTTAAGATGATTTTACAGAAATATAAAGAATTACAGGATATCATTGCGATTCTTGGTATGGAAGAGCTTTCTGAAGAAGATAAACTGGTTGTATCCCGCGCACGTCGCGTACAGCGTTTCCTTTCTCAGCCCTTCCACGTAGCAGAGCAGTTTACCGGTATCCCGGGAACACTTGTGGATATCAAGGATACCATTAAAGGATTCAATATGATCCTTGATGGCGAACTTGACCATCTTCCGGAAGCGGCCTTTAACCTTAAAGGTACCATTGAAGATGCGATTGAAGCTGGTGATAAAATGCTTGCTGAAGCATAA
- a CDS encoding DUF2975 domain-containing protein, translated as MRLNKIFKLLIDVAFYLMVPIVLFFPGTILYILIFPGQTVINVNVPFMENGFGFKAFFFMLVFFALFLLFFLGFYQLRKFAAQLLKQRLFSKEVISSTQKAGQYFTICGIGSLVFIAMNALFTNHGKFSVTFGISNFSLLLFLSIVGVLFLLLSDAFKKALVLKEENELTV; from the coding sequence ATGAGACTTAACAAGATTTTTAAACTACTTATTGATGTAGCATTTTACTTAATGGTTCCCATCGTTTTGTTTTTCCCGGGAACTATTTTGTATATCCTAATTTTTCCAGGGCAGACCGTAATTAATGTGAATGTTCCATTCATGGAAAATGGATTTGGCTTTAAGGCTTTCTTTTTTATGCTCGTGTTTTTTGCGTTGTTTCTGTTGTTTTTTTTAGGTTTCTATCAGCTTAGAAAATTTGCCGCGCAGCTTTTGAAGCAAAGGTTATTCTCTAAAGAAGTGATCTCAAGTACTCAGAAAGCCGGTCAATATTTTACCATTTGTGGGATTGGATCCCTGGTTTTTATAGCTATGAACGCCTTATTTACTAACCATGGAAAATTCAGTGTTACCTTTGGTATATCCAATTTCAGTTTGCTCTTATTTTTGAGTATTGTGGGGGTGCTGTTTTTGCTTCTTAGCGATGCATTTAAAAAAGCGCTTGTACTAAAGGAAGAAAACGAGTTAACCGTATAA
- a CDS encoding ATP synthase subunit delta, giving the protein MHLEIVSPEATLYVGEASSVTVPGIDGDFQMLDNHAPIVSLLEKGSVKIKGATIGEKAKKHFKAGKEANEYTLQINSGTLEAKDNKVILLAD; this is encoded by the coding sequence ATGCACTTAGAAATAGTAAGCCCAGAAGCAACATTATATGTAGGTGAAGCCTCATCAGTAACCGTACCGGGTATTGATGGCGATTTTCAAATGCTTGATAACCACGCACCCATAGTTTCCCTTTTAGAAAAGGGGAGCGTAAAGATAAAAGGTGCCACTATAGGTGAAAAGGCTAAAAAGCATTTTAAAGCAGGTAAAGAAGCTAATGAATACACGCTGCAGATCAACTCAGGGACATTAGAAGCCAAAGACAATAAAGTCATTCTTCTAGCCGATTAA
- a CDS encoding aminotransferase class I/II-fold pyridoxal phosphate-dependent enzyme, giving the protein MLPKKLQNKLNTRKGERTLRTLPSSVKSEVLVDFSSNDYLGFSKNKAIFSRASEILKEYDLQHNGATGSRLLSGNHKIYQIAENFIAQTHKVEAALIFNSGYDANVGFFSSVPQRGDIILYDELIHASIRDGMQMSLAKTYKFKHNDLEDLEKKLITWSKKLDKDGVIYVVTESVFSMDGDTPQLQKMAEICSANSAKLVIDEAHALGVFGTGLIDKLALGHRVFARLVTYGKAMGCHGSAVLGDTDLKSYLVNFARSFIYTTGLPPHGVATIIAAYEELVNTENKAAHQLAENIRFFDEKIADLDLKSVFIPGKSAIKSVLIPGNKQVKSVENTLKLAGFEVKSILSPTVPEGKERLRFCLHSYNSQAEIVEVLQLLEKSLK; this is encoded by the coding sequence ATGCTACCAAAAAAACTTCAAAATAAACTGAATACCCGTAAAGGAGAACGCACGCTACGTACGCTCCCTTCTTCGGTCAAAAGTGAAGTTTTGGTTGATTTTTCTTCAAACGATTACCTGGGTTTTTCTAAGAACAAAGCCATTTTTTCGCGTGCCAGCGAAATTTTAAAAGAATATGATTTACAACATAATGGCGCTACAGGTTCGCGTTTACTTTCGGGAAACCATAAAATCTATCAAATTGCGGAAAATTTCATAGCACAAACCCATAAAGTCGAAGCGGCCCTGATCTTCAATTCAGGTTATGATGCCAATGTGGGTTTTTTCAGCAGCGTTCCCCAGCGTGGCGATATTATTTTATATGATGAACTAATTCATGCCAGCATTCGCGATGGCATGCAGATGAGCCTTGCAAAAACGTATAAATTCAAGCATAATGACCTGGAGGATCTGGAGAAAAAACTGATTACCTGGTCTAAAAAATTGGATAAAGACGGAGTTATTTATGTGGTAACCGAATCGGTCTTCTCTATGGATGGCGATACTCCACAGCTGCAAAAAATGGCAGAGATCTGTTCGGCGAATAGCGCGAAACTAGTTATAGATGAAGCACATGCCCTCGGCGTTTTCGGGACAGGTCTAATAGATAAATTGGCTCTCGGGCACCGAGTTTTTGCAAGGCTGGTGACTTATGGTAAAGCGATGGGCTGTCACGGCTCGGCCGTTCTGGGAGATACCGATTTGAAAAGCTATCTGGTCAATTTTGCACGAAGTTTTATTTATACCACCGGGCTGCCGCCGCATGGCGTGGCCACGATTATTGCAGCTTACGAAGAACTGGTAAACACCGAAAATAAAGCGGCCCACCAACTCGCAGAAAATATTCGGTTTTTTGATGAAAAAATAGCCGATTTAGACTTAAAATCGGTATTTATACCGGGAAAATCGGCAATAAAATCGGTGCTTATTCCTGGGAATAAGCAGGTAAAATCGGTCGAAAATACCTTGAAATTGGCTGGTTTTGAGGTAAAATCGATCCTTTCTCCCACGGTGCCGGAGGGAAAAGAACGCCTGCGCTTTTGCCTGCACAGCTATAATTCACAAGCAGAGATTGTGGAAGTGTTGCAGTTACTGGAAAAATCCCTTAAATAA
- the bioD gene encoding dethiobiotin synthase, which produces MQKQTFFVTGISTEVGKTVASAIITEALQADYWKPIQAGDLENSDTHKVKALISNEKTVFHPSAFKLKTPMSPHASAEIDGVKIISTELKAPQPDNNLVIEGAGGLLVPISDTETILDLIKPDYKVIVVSRHYLGSINHTLLTIEKLKQSGKAVFGILFSGAEHKSTESIIAKMSGVNILGRIDEEAYFDKEVVQKYAGLLRKQFAP; this is translated from the coding sequence ATGCAAAAACAAACCTTTTTCGTCACCGGTATTTCTACGGAAGTAGGCAAAACCGTGGCTTCGGCAATCATTACAGAAGCGCTCCAGGCAGATTACTGGAAACCCATACAGGCCGGGGATCTTGAAAATTCTGACACCCATAAGGTAAAGGCATTGATTTCCAATGAGAAGACGGTTTTTCACCCCAGCGCTTTTAAGCTCAAGACACCTATGAGTCCGCATGCTTCCGCGGAAATAGACGGGGTAAAAATTATTTCCACGGAATTAAAAGCGCCACAACCTGATAATAATCTTGTCATAGAAGGCGCTGGCGGACTTCTGGTTCCCATAAGCGACACCGAAACCATTCTGGATCTCATAAAACCCGACTATAAAGTAATCGTGGTTTCCCGTCATTATCTAGGCAGCATTAACCATACATTATTGACGATCGAGAAATTGAAGCAGAGCGGTAAGGCTGTTTTTGGAATTCTATTTAGCGGGGCAGAACACAAATCCACCGAAAGTATTATTGCTAAAATGAGCGGTGTGAATATCCTGGGACGTATCGATGAAGAAGCATATTTTGATAAAGAGGTTGTTCAGAAATATGCGGGGCTTTTACGGAAACAATTTGCCCCTTAA